Proteins encoded together in one Nostoc sp. PCC 7524 window:
- a CDS encoding ASCH domain-containing protein — MNQAQIEDYWQSYLTMVAGGNSSSDEQYDAEPFGDNLQLADELGKLVLVGVKTATCSALWEWEAEGSPLPEVGLKTIVLDGKNKPLCIIETTEVKIRAFREVDAQFAYDEGEGDRSLDAWRTAHWEYFSRVLPLIGKEPTSDMPLVCERFRVVYK, encoded by the coding sequence ATGAATCAGGCACAAATAGAAGATTATTGGCAAAGTTATTTAACGATGGTTGCAGGTGGTAACTCATCTAGCGATGAGCAATATGATGCAGAACCATTTGGAGACAATCTCCAGCTAGCAGATGAACTGGGTAAATTGGTGTTAGTAGGAGTTAAAACTGCTACTTGTTCAGCACTATGGGAATGGGAGGCTGAGGGCAGCCCACTTCCAGAGGTGGGATTAAAAACAATTGTGCTTGATGGCAAAAACAAACCACTCTGCATCATTGAAACTACAGAGGTGAAAATTAGAGCTTTTAGAGAAGTAGATGCCCAGTTTGCCTATGATGAAGGTGAAGGCGATCGCTCCCTTGATGCTTGGAGAACAGCACACTGGGAATATTTCTCCCGTGTATTACCCCTGATTGGAAAAGAACCAACATCTGATATGCCCTTAGTCTGTGAGCGTTTTCGGGTAGTGTACAAATGA
- a CDS encoding MBL fold metallo-hydrolase has product MEIHVIGHASLFVKTQDCQILMDPVLWDPHQEGLFDICPQREVIHENIPEFDVLIISHQHLDHFHIRSLAYLPKNVDVLIPEDKLIEDCLRQLGYSYIYTLKDFNQVKFGSTSLLTTRSENRVPEYGVIFTDESGCFWNQVDTVVSLNTIRLIKSRYEKIDFLLATWQPMLEMNYQMNMSLSFPYYIYGKLIETISTIQPKAVAPGSNAFRCNGGASWLNKIVFPVTRERFCHDIKIACPEIGENIFALDPGDILNFEHGEFNHLTGQCKFVNKISDQRADLDFSPVQVGNEMIDGNPDNYDLDYMQEVICQEISVNLAEFINKNKKFLFIEHCRWQVIYQLEIIFPDGSKIWNFDFSEPNIQAQVGRNPLANLFTYMTASSLYGILKQLKGWDYANLGGYYRRFQKIYLPTSQGIIKPDEEQMSDPLALKFPYRQILKKVLDQEIAQWSHENSNGEKPSEPRKVMMRMGNTLIKL; this is encoded by the coding sequence ATGGAAATTCATGTAATTGGACACGCCTCTCTTTTCGTTAAAACACAAGATTGTCAAATTTTAATGGACCCAGTTCTCTGGGACCCACACCAAGAAGGCTTATTTGATATTTGTCCACAGAGAGAAGTGATTCATGAAAATATTCCAGAATTTGATGTATTAATCATTTCCCATCAACACTTAGATCACTTTCATATTCGTTCTCTGGCTTATTTACCAAAAAACGTCGATGTACTAATTCCCGAAGACAAATTGATAGAAGACTGTCTGCGTCAATTAGGATATTCTTATATCTACACTTTAAAAGATTTTAATCAAGTAAAATTTGGTTCCACAAGTTTGTTAACCACTCGTTCAGAAAACCGAGTACCTGAATATGGTGTCATCTTTACTGACGAATCAGGATGTTTTTGGAACCAAGTTGATACAGTTGTGAGTCTTAATACTATTCGTCTGATTAAATCTCGCTATGAAAAAATAGATTTCCTCTTAGCGACATGGCAACCAATGTTAGAGATGAACTATCAGATGAATATGAGTTTGTCTTTTCCCTATTATATTTATGGCAAGTTAATCGAGACGATTAGTACGATTCAGCCCAAAGCCGTAGCTCCCGGTTCTAATGCTTTTAGATGTAATGGTGGTGCTTCATGGCTGAATAAAATTGTATTCCCGGTAACGCGAGAACGGTTTTGTCATGATATCAAAATTGCTTGTCCAGAAATAGGTGAAAATATTTTTGCGTTAGATCCTGGCGATATTTTAAATTTTGAGCATGGCGAATTTAATCATTTAACAGGTCAATGCAAATTTGTCAACAAAATTTCTGATCAGAGAGCAGATTTGGATTTTTCACCAGTGCAAGTCGGGAATGAAATGATAGATGGTAATCCCGATAATTATGATCTCGATTATATGCAGGAGGTAATTTGTCAAGAAATTAGTGTTAATCTAGCTGAATTTATTAATAAAAATAAAAAGTTTCTGTTTATAGAGCATTGCCGATGGCAGGTGATTTATCAATTGGAAATCATTTTTCCTGATGGCTCGAAAATTTGGAATTTTGATTTTTCAGAACCCAATATTCAAGCTCAAGTCGGTAGAAATCCTTTAGCAAATCTATTTACTTATATGACTGCTTCCAGTCTTTATGGAATTTTAAAACAACTTAAAGGTTGGGATTATGCTAATCTTGGTGGTTACTATCGCAGATTTCAAAAAATATACTTGCCCACTTCACAAGGAATCATTAAACCAGATGAAGAACAAATGTCTGATCCCCTTGCTTTGAAATTTCCTTACCGTCAGATATTAAAGAAGGTATTAGATCAGGAAATCGCTCAATGGAGTCATGAAAATAGCAATGGGGAAAAACCCAGCGAACCCAGAAAGGTGATGATGCGGATGGGTAATACTCTTATCAAGTTATAG
- a CDS encoding pentapeptide repeat-containing protein, with protein MANVEHLALLQAGAVQWIEWRKTYPQIEPDLSAANLQKNNLRGANLQGVNLNKVDLSHALLVRANLSHANISSANLYRTKLSEANLRAANLSVANLREAVLTQADLSQATLIGSDLSGANLRGATLTNANLIGTELSGANFREADLGAVQLNRANLGFANLIEANLIEADISEANLFAVDLMGAYLYKANLYKARLNQAHLGGAYLLRVDLTEADLSGADLGWTNLKNANLRGANLSGANLRGANLSGANLSGVNFHNAIMPDASRHE; from the coding sequence ATGGCAAATGTAGAGCATCTGGCTTTATTACAAGCGGGTGCAGTCCAGTGGATTGAATGGAGAAAAACATATCCCCAAATTGAACCAGACTTGAGTGCCGCCAACCTGCAAAAAAACAACCTTAGAGGCGCTAACCTTCAAGGTGTAAATTTAAACAAAGTAGATTTAAGTCATGCTTTACTGGTACGTGCTAACCTCAGTCATGCTAACATCAGTAGTGCCAATCTTTACCGAACTAAACTAAGTGAAGCTAACTTAAGAGCAGCTAATTTGAGTGTGGCTAATTTGCGCGAAGCTGTACTGACTCAGGCTGATTTAAGCCAGGCTACTCTCATCGGCTCTGATTTGAGTGGGGCTAATCTCAGAGGTGCAACTCTCACCAATGCTAACTTGATTGGGACTGAGTTAAGCGGTGCTAATTTCAGGGAAGCTGATTTAGGTGCAGTTCAATTAAATCGAGCTAATCTTGGTTTTGCCAACCTCATAGAAGCTAACTTAATTGAGGCTGATATCAGTGAAGCCAACTTATTTGCAGTAGACTTAATGGGCGCTTATCTCTACAAAGCCAATCTATATAAAGCGCGTCTCAATCAGGCTCATTTGGGCGGTGCATATTTATTGCGGGTGGATTTAACAGAAGCTGACTTAAGTGGTGCTGACTTGGGATGGACAAATCTTAAAAATGCTAACCTCAGAGGAGCTAATCTGAGCGGTGCTAACCTCAGAGGAGCTAATCTGAGTGGTGCTAACCTCAGTGGTGTAAATTTTCACAATGCAATTATGCCCGATGCTTCCAGGCATGAATGA
- a CDS encoding NB-ARC domain-containing protein: protein MDVQQALAFVDTLIFEKKGKHLSDLQRLLLHSSWSDPHLRYHDIAKTYGYSVNYLKQDIGPKLWQLLSEVCGEKVSKSNFRSALERRLHQTDVTAVVEDSLPLTTLSEQVIDTPDIVNTPVCEMTRYQDWGDAPDVSVFYNRTEELATLKQWIVGDGCRLVVLLGMGGIGKTHLSVKLAEKIQDHFEYLIWRSLVPAPPLQQLALELLKFLTQGEENNLPIRLEEQISTLMQILKKKRCLLILDNVETILRGGVLAGQYQEGYEDYRMFFQRLGECHHHSCLLLTTREKPKEITFMQGETLPVRSLKIEGLNFQAGQQLLQLKGCFLESEASYEEFITNYGGNPLALKIVSAIAKDLYNGNISEFIRNKSLILGEINGILDQQFNRLLFSEKSFLYWLTIEQEAIYESDLSAGIIPEISPGIIIETVQSLLHRSLLEKKNKKFFLQPVVREYLQNKIVEQIFAEIESENIRLLNQYPLVKSAAKEYLKQVQMKLFIQPLAERLLTSYKNLEKIARKCQKILADLRDNVNLEPGYAAGNIINILCHLQVELTGYDFSNLTVWSGCLQKTNLHNVNFTHADLSQSVFAKQLTSILSLAFSPNGKLLATGDVNGEIHLREIANGQLILSCKGHAGWVHSITFSADGKMLCSASSDHTVKLWDVFDGSCLKTLVGHHQRVRSVAFSPDGKLVASGGSDATIRVWDANTGECLQVLLGHESYVWSVAFSPDGRMIASGSEDKSIKLWDVNRGECRQTLLEHHRWVRAIAFSPDGKLLASGSGDRTLKIWETDTGKCLRTLTGHTQRLRSVAFSPDGKLVASGSGDHTVRLWSVADGQSLKTLHGHNSLLTSVAFSPNGTILATGGEDRSVRLWEVSTGSCIDIWQGYGSWIQSVAFSPDGKTLASGSEDKTVRLWNLEKADSVKTPPDSMVLEGHRGWVCSVAFSPDGKHLASGSSDYTIKLWDVNTGQCLKTLQGHSRWIGSVAFSPDGLTLASCSGDYTIKLWDIITGNCLKTLKGHEGWLWSVQFSPDGATLASASEDKTIKLWDVATGKCINTLVGHTSWVQGISFSPDGKLLASGSCDCTIRLWDVVTGECLETLRGHTSWVQSVAFSPHGEILASGSCDQTVKFWNINTGKCQQTIPAHQSWVWSVAFSPNGEIVASGGQDETIQLWDIHTGKCLDILRTKRPYEGMCITGAKGLTDVQREALKFLGAVD, encoded by the coding sequence ATGGACGTTCAACAAGCCTTAGCCTTTGTTGACACTTTAATCTTTGAGAAAAAAGGTAAGCATCTAAGTGATTTGCAAAGGCTACTTCTGCATTCATCTTGGTCAGATCCGCACTTACGCTACCATGATATCGCCAAAACCTATGGCTATTCAGTGAATTATCTGAAGCAGGATATTGGTCCGAAGTTATGGCAGCTGCTGTCGGAGGTTTGCGGTGAAAAAGTGAGTAAAAGCAATTTTCGCTCGGCCTTAGAAAGGCGATTGCATCAAACAGATGTTACTGCTGTTGTTGAGGACAGTTTACCGTTGACAACTTTGAGTGAGCAGGTGATCGACACGCCAGATATAGTCAACACCCCTGTATGCGAGATGACAAGATACCAAGACTGGGGAGATGCACCTGATGTTTCCGTGTTCTACAATCGGACTGAAGAACTGGCAACCCTAAAACAATGGATAGTCGGTGATGGCTGTCGCTTGGTAGTTCTGCTAGGTATGGGAGGAATCGGCAAAACCCATCTCAGCGTTAAGTTGGCCGAAAAAATTCAGGATCATTTTGAATATTTGATTTGGCGATCGCTAGTTCCTGCCCCTCCGTTACAACAACTTGCCCTGGAACTCCTGAAATTTTTGACACAAGGAGAAGAAAACAATTTACCCATCAGACTTGAGGAGCAAATTTCTACTCTGATGCAAATTTTGAAAAAAAAACGGTGTTTATTAATATTAGATAATGTTGAGACAATTTTGAGAGGTGGTGTCTTAGCAGGTCAATATCAAGAAGGCTACGAAGACTACAGAATGTTTTTCCAAAGGTTAGGAGAATGCCATCATCACAGTTGCTTGCTCTTGACTACGAGAGAGAAACCGAAAGAAATTACCTTCATGCAAGGAGAAACCTTACCAGTTCGCTCTTTAAAAATAGAAGGACTAAATTTTCAAGCAGGACAACAACTTTTACAACTCAAAGGATGTTTTTTAGAATCCGAAGCATCTTATGAAGAATTTATTACCAACTATGGTGGTAATCCCTTAGCCTTAAAAATTGTTTCGGCAATCGCCAAGGATTTATATAATGGCAATATTTCCGAATTTATTAGAAATAAATCATTGATTCTAGGAGAGATTAACGGGATTTTAGATCAACAATTTAATCGCTTGCTTTTTTCAGAAAAGAGTTTTTTATACTGGCTAACTATCGAACAAGAAGCAATCTATGAGAGCGATTTGAGCGCGGGGATAATTCCCGAAATTTCCCCTGGAATCATCATTGAAACTGTTCAATCTCTTTTGCATCGCTCCCTGCTGGAGAAAAAAAACAAAAAGTTCTTCTTACAACCTGTAGTTAGAGAATATTTACAAAATAAGATAGTTGAGCAAATTTTTGCAGAGATAGAGAGCGAAAATATTCGCTTATTAAACCAATACCCTTTAGTAAAATCAGCAGCTAAAGAATATCTCAAACAAGTTCAGATGAAGCTATTTATCCAACCTTTAGCAGAGAGGTTGTTAACATCCTATAAAAATCTTGAAAAAATTGCCAGAAAATGCCAAAAAATTCTTGCAGATTTGCGAGATAACGTGAACTTAGAACCCGGATATGCGGCGGGAAATATCATTAATATCTTATGTCACTTACAAGTGGAACTCACGGGTTATGACTTCTCTAACTTAACTGTTTGGTCTGGCTGTTTACAAAAAACCAACCTCCACAATGTTAATTTTACTCACGCCGATCTTAGTCAATCAGTATTTGCCAAACAGTTAACTAGCATTTTATCTCTAGCCTTTAGTCCCAATGGTAAATTACTGGCTACTGGCGATGTGAATGGGGAAATTCATCTCAGGGAAATTGCCAATGGGCAGCTAATTCTCAGCTGTAAAGGACACGCCGGGTGGGTACATTCGATTACTTTTAGCGCCGATGGCAAAATGCTTTGTAGTGCTAGCAGCGATCATACTGTGAAACTATGGGACGTGTTCGACGGCAGTTGTCTGAAAACACTTGTAGGGCATCATCAGCGAGTGCGTTCAGTCGCCTTTAGTCCCGATGGCAAGCTTGTAGCTAGTGGCGGTAGTGATGCCACAATTAGGGTTTGGGATGCTAACACTGGTGAATGTCTCCAAGTTTTGTTAGGACATGAAAGTTATGTTTGGTCTGTCGCTTTCTCTCCTGATGGCAGAATGATCGCCAGTGGCAGTGAAGATAAGAGTATTAAGCTTTGGGATGTGAATAGGGGTGAATGTCGGCAAACCCTATTAGAACATCATCGTTGGGTGCGGGCGATCGCCTTTAGCCCCGATGGTAAACTGCTAGCCAGTGGTAGTGGCGATCGCACCCTCAAAATTTGGGAAACCGACACTGGCAAATGTTTACGAACCTTAACCGGACATACCCAAAGATTGCGATCGGTCGCCTTTAGTCCCGATGGTAAGCTGGTGGCTAGTGGTAGTGGTGATCACACAGTCAGGCTGTGGAGTGTTGCTGATGGACAAAGCCTCAAAACTCTACACGGTCACAACAGTCTTTTGACATCTGTTGCCTTTAGCCCCAATGGCACAATCTTAGCTACTGGTGGAGAAGATCGGTCTGTGCGACTGTGGGAAGTTAGCACGGGTAGCTGCATCGACATTTGGCAAGGTTACGGTAGTTGGATTCAATCAGTCGCCTTCAGTCCCGACGGCAAAACCCTAGCCAGTGGTAGTGAAGATAAAACCGTCCGCTTGTGGAATCTGGAAAAGGCTGATTCTGTCAAAACTCCCCCCGATTCTATGGTCTTAGAAGGACATCGCGGATGGGTTTGTTCTGTCGCCTTTAGTCCCGATGGCAAACATCTTGCTAGTGGCAGCAGTGACTATACTATTAAGCTTTGGGATGTGAATACGGGTCAATGCCTGAAAACCTTGCAAGGACACAGCCGTTGGATTGGTTCAGTGGCCTTTAGTCCCGATGGACTCACACTAGCTAGTTGCAGTGGTGACTACACCATCAAGTTATGGGATATCATTACGGGAAACTGCCTAAAAACTCTCAAGGGACATGAGGGTTGGCTATGGTCTGTGCAATTTAGTCCCGATGGAGCTACCTTAGCCAGTGCTTCTGAAGACAAAACTATTAAACTGTGGGATGTTGCCACGGGTAAATGTATCAATACGCTGGTAGGACATACTAGCTGGGTACAAGGTATCTCTTTTAGTCCCGATGGTAAACTTTTAGCGAGTGGGAGTTGTGATTGTACTATTCGCTTGTGGGATGTCGTTACAGGAGAATGTTTAGAAACATTACGGGGTCATACAAGTTGGGTACAGTCAGTAGCGTTTAGTCCTCATGGGGAAATTTTGGCTAGTGGTAGTTGCGACCAAACCGTGAAGTTTTGGAATATCAATACAGGTAAATGTCAGCAAACAATCCCAGCTCATCAAAGTTGGGTATGGTCAGTGGCTTTTAGTCCCAATGGGGAGATTGTGGCAAGCGGTGGTCAAGATGAAACGATTCAACTGTGGGATATTCATACAGGAAAATGCCTAGATATTTTGAGAACAAAACGACCTTATGAAGGTATGTGTATTACAGGAGCAAAAGGATTAACAGATGTACAACGAGAAGCCTTAAAATTTTTAGGTGCAGTAGATTAG
- a CDS encoding bacterial microcompartment protein: MGIELRSFVFLDSLQPQHAAYIGTVAPGFLPLPGDTSLWIEISPGIEINRITDVALKAASVRPGVQVVERLYGLLEVHSGSQGETRAAGQAILATLGVKREECLKPRVVSSQIIRNIDAYQAQLINRTRRGQLLLAGQTLYVLEVEPAAYAALAANEAEKAASINILEVQAVGSFGRLYLGGAERDILAGAAGAKAAIENVAGRSSSPIGRQE; encoded by the coding sequence TTGGGAATAGAACTACGCAGTTTCGTATTTCTCGACAGCCTGCAACCACAACACGCAGCATACATAGGAACAGTAGCCCCAGGCTTCCTACCCTTACCAGGTGATACATCACTATGGATTGAAATCTCCCCTGGTATCGAAATTAATCGAATTACAGATGTAGCCCTCAAAGCTGCTTCCGTTCGTCCTGGGGTGCAGGTAGTGGAAAGATTATATGGATTATTAGAAGTGCATTCAGGCTCTCAAGGGGAAACGCGGGCAGCAGGGCAAGCAATTTTAGCCACACTAGGAGTTAAAAGAGAGGAATGTCTCAAACCCCGTGTTGTTTCTAGCCAGATTATTCGCAACATAGATGCTTATCAAGCACAACTAATCAATCGCACCCGCCGAGGACAGCTACTACTGGCAGGGCAAACGTTATATGTCTTAGAAGTTGAACCTGCTGCTTACGCTGCTCTAGCTGCCAATGAAGCGGAAAAAGCCGCATCAATTAATATCTTGGAAGTGCAGGCTGTGGGAAGCTTTGGACGATTGTATTTGGGTGGAGCAGAACGGGATATTCTCGCAGGTGCAGCCGGGGCAAAAGCCGCGATTGAAAATGTAGCTGGACGGAGTAGTTCCCCAATTGGCCGTCAGGAGTAG
- a CDS encoding DUF1466 family protein, with amino-acid sequence MDNPLEEDTHLPVGSAIRHLQKLNMRFPETL; translated from the coding sequence ATGGACAATCCTCTAGAGGAAGATACTCATTTACCAGTCGGTTCTGCCATTAGACATCTCCAGAAATTAAATATGCGTTTTCCAGAAACCTTGTAG
- a CDS encoding EAL domain-containing protein produces the protein MSGKEREKIRHLLVVQDLQGQRTIPLQEATYSIGRHSSNAIVLHSRSVSRQHAILLRVTLPKTEQYSFRIIDGNFKGQGSTNGLIVNGNRCVSHNLQHGDVITFGCNQAQAKYYAISNLSEQAFSESVNVEDLSDFLSEQSSPVQPFQTAIVDPEFEGATETALARLASFPELIPNPIIETDLEGNLTYLNPAASVKFPRLRELGKHHPILKEIITEVKSRKVNSFVREVTFGQKVFEQSVHHLAESDLIRTYIIRDITEQKQAEAELRQRDRLLQAVAEAANYLLVEMDYETALEKALAVLGEAAQADRAYLFKNHLHPQTAEIAVSLQCEWTRSPLESSQHHWQNQVYQSPALSRWYTVLSSGQSIQGLTQEFPVAETEILMRDSIQSLLLVPLRLEDQFWGALGLADCHQERVWSKQEESTLLTMAASISGAWQRQQVEEKIRYQALHDSLTGLPNRLLFDQLLVKALANAARNHESLAVIFLDLDRFKIINDTLGHTLGDRLLQNVAQRLQASLRAGDTVARWGGDEFTILLPRINYLEEVNQVAWRILKAFEKVFCLEGHELYVSASLGIALLDEHSQDAETLIQHADTALYHAKDEGRNNYQFYSTSLSDKTPDILNLEKNLRYALEKQEFTVYYQPQINIHTGKITGMEALLRWQHPEMGIVAPNVFIPLAEESGLIIPIGEWVLRTACKQNRAWQEAGFPPLIIAVNLSPKQFRQPNLVVIVAEILAETGLAAQFLELEITETTAIEDINFTKKVLHDLEQMGVHLSIDDFGTGHSSLSRLQLLPLHNLKIDSSFIRELTTDVRVAHIVKAIVTLGRSLGLKLTAEGVEKPEELEFLKSIHCENVQGFLFHKPLSADKATEILQGVGTGEWGLGIGDWGLGH, from the coding sequence ATGTCTGGTAAAGAGCGAGAAAAAATACGCCACCTGTTAGTTGTTCAGGACTTACAAGGACAACGAACTATACCTTTACAAGAGGCGACATATTCTATTGGACGGCATAGCAGTAACGCCATTGTCCTTCATTCTCGCTCAGTATCAAGGCAGCACGCCATTTTATTGCGGGTAACTCTTCCTAAAACTGAGCAATATAGCTTTCGGATTATTGATGGTAACTTCAAGGGACAAGGCAGTACCAACGGCTTAATTGTGAATGGCAACAGATGCGTCTCCCATAATCTCCAACATGGAGATGTCATCACCTTTGGTTGCAACCAAGCTCAGGCTAAATACTATGCTATTTCCAATCTATCAGAACAGGCCTTTTCTGAATCGGTTAACGTCGAAGACTTATCAGATTTTCTATCTGAGCAATCTAGTCCTGTCCAACCTTTTCAAACCGCAATAGTTGATCCTGAATTTGAAGGAGCTACCGAAACGGCTCTAGCTCGTTTAGCATCTTTTCCTGAACTCATCCCCAATCCCATCATTGAGACAGATTTAGAGGGTAACTTAACTTATCTCAATCCAGCCGCATCTGTGAAGTTTCCCAGATTGAGGGAGTTGGGAAAACACCATCCCATCTTAAAAGAAATCATCACTGAAGTAAAAAGCCGTAAAGTTAATTCTTTTGTCCGAGAAGTCACCTTTGGTCAAAAAGTTTTTGAACAATCCGTCCATCATTTAGCGGAAAGTGATTTAATTAGAACTTATATTATCAGAGATATTACTGAGCAAAAGCAAGCGGAAGCAGAACTGCGCCAACGCGATCGCTTACTGCAAGCAGTGGCAGAAGCAGCCAATTATTTGCTTGTAGAAATGGACTACGAAACTGCCCTAGAAAAAGCCCTGGCTGTACTAGGTGAAGCAGCCCAAGCAGATCGTGCTTATCTATTTAAGAATCATCTCCATCCCCAAACAGCAGAAATAGCAGTCAGCCTGCAATGTGAATGGACACGCTCACCTTTAGAATCCTCACAACATCACTGGCAAAATCAAGTTTATCAGTCTCCGGCTTTATCACGTTGGTATACTGTTCTATCTAGTGGACAGTCAATTCAGGGACTGACTCAGGAATTTCCTGTTGCCGAAACTGAAATCCTGATGCGAGACAGTATTCAATCCCTGCTGTTAGTGCCACTGCGGTTAGAAGACCAATTTTGGGGTGCTTTGGGTTTAGCGGATTGTCACCAAGAGCGTGTCTGGTCAAAGCAAGAAGAATCTACACTATTAACAATGGCAGCTAGTATCAGTGGCGCTTGGCAACGTCAGCAGGTAGAAGAAAAGATTCGTTACCAAGCCCTTCATGATTCCCTGACTGGACTGCCCAATCGGTTATTGTTTGATCAACTACTGGTTAAAGCTTTAGCCAATGCTGCCCGTAATCACGAAAGTCTAGCCGTCATCTTCCTGGATCTTGACCGCTTTAAGATTATTAATGATACCTTGGGTCACACCTTGGGCGATCGCTTACTCCAAAACGTAGCGCAGAGATTACAAGCATCTCTGAGAGCCGGAGACACGGTAGCACGTTGGGGGGGAGATGAATTTACTATCCTCTTACCCCGCATTAATTATCTGGAAGAAGTTAACCAAGTCGCCTGGAGAATATTAAAGGCCTTCGAGAAAGTTTTTTGTTTGGAAGGACATGAATTATATGTCAGTGCTAGTTTAGGGATTGCCTTACTAGATGAACATAGTCAGGATGCGGAAACTTTGATCCAGCACGCAGATACAGCTTTGTATCATGCCAAGGATGAAGGAAGAAATAACTATCAATTTTATAGTACATCCTTGAGTGACAAGACTCCTGATATTTTAAATTTAGAGAAGAATTTACGCTATGCCCTAGAAAAGCAAGAATTCACGGTGTACTATCAGCCCCAAATTAATATTCACACCGGAAAAATTACTGGTATGGAAGCCTTGTTACGCTGGCAGCATCCAGAAATGGGAATCGTAGCACCTAATGTTTTTATTCCCTTAGCAGAAGAAAGTGGATTAATTATCCCGATTGGAGAATGGGTATTGCGGACAGCCTGTAAGCAAAATCGAGCTTGGCAAGAGGCAGGATTTCCCCCTTTAATCATTGCCGTGAATCTCTCCCCTAAGCAGTTCCGCCAACCAAATTTAGTAGTAATTGTTGCCGAAATTCTTGCAGAAACAGGGTTAGCAGCGCAATTTTTAGAGTTAGAAATTACAGAAACAACCGCTATTGAAGATATAAATTTCACCAAAAAGGTATTGCATGATTTGGAACAGATGGGTGTGCATCTGTCAATTGATGACTTTGGTACAGGTCATTCATCCCTCTCAAGGTTACAACTTTTACCACTGCATAATCTCAAAATTGATAGTTCTTTCATTCGCGAGTTGACTACAGATGTGAGGGTAGCGCATATTGTCAAAGCGATCGTCACTTTAGGTAGAAGCTTAGGGTTAAAACTTACCGCCGAAGGTGTAGAAAAGCCAGAAGAACTGGAGTTCTTAAAATCTATCCATTGTGAAAATGTACAAGGTTTCCTGTTCCATAAGCCCCTATCTGCTGATAAAGCTACGGAAATCCTTCAGGGAGTGGGGACTGGGGAGTGGGGACTGGGGATTGGGGATTGGGGATTGGGGCATTGA